TGTCGGCACTATTGCCGTAACCGAGAAAATTGGTCGAGTCAGTGTGGGTGAGGTTTTCGAAATTGGTTTTCAGCGTGTAGCTGGTCAAGGTTGTTTCAACCGTATCCGTGCCAGCGCTGGCCTCTTCGACCAAAACCGTCGTGGTGGCAATCTGGCTGACGACATAGGTATCATCTCCTTTGCCGCCCGCCAGGGTGATGGAGCTCGATGCGGTGAATGTGTCGTTGAAGTCAGAGCCGATGATCTTGTCGATGCCGGTCAGCGTATCATCTGCTGCCTCACCGCCCGTATTCGTGCCGGTGACGAGATTGATTTTGATGGCGGCTAACGAACTGGCGTAGCTTGCCGTGTCAGTACCAGCGCCACCGCTCAGCGTGTCGGCACCCTCGCCACCTACGAAGGTGTCATCGCCATCACTGCCGGTCAGCGTGTCGGCACCTTCGCCACCTACCAAGGTGTCATTACCAATACCACCGTCCAGTTTATCGGCACCCTCGCCACCTTCCAAGGTGTCATCGCCATTCCCACCGGTCAGCGTATCGGCTCCTTTACCACCTGCCAGCGTATCATTGCCATCGCCACCTTTGAGAACGTTGTTGTTGTCATTACCCGTCAGCGTGTCGGCATTGCTGGTGCCCGTGAGGTTTTCGATGCTGGTGAATGTATCGCCAGCCGCTTCGCCGCCGGTCGCTACATTGCTCTTGAGGTTGATATTAACCGCCGAACTTCCCTCATAGCTCGCCGTGTCGGAGCCGTCGCCGCCGTTCAGGATGTCGGCACCCGCCTTGCCGATCAGCGTATCGTTGCCAGCACCACCGATGATCGTGTTATCCTGTGTGTTGCCGGTGCCGGTAAAGTAGCCAGCTCCTATGTATTCCAGCGTTTCGACATAGTCTGACAGCGTGTAGTTCACCGAGGCCCGGACCGTGTCACTGCCCGCACCTGTGCTTTCGGAGACGGAGACGTTGCTGTTGCCCACGACATAGGTGTCATCTCCTTTGCCGCCTGCAAAGGTTATTGTTGAGTTTGCAGTAAATGTGTCGTTGAAGTCAGAGCCGATAATCTTGTCGATGCCGCTCAGCGTATCATCTGCGGCATCACCGCCCGTATTCGTGCCGGTGACGAGATTGATTTTGATAGCGGCTAACGAACTGGCGTAGCTTGCCGTGTCAGTACCAATACCACCGTTCAATGTATCGGCTCCCTCGCCGCCTACCAAGCTGTCATCGCCATCACCGCCGTTCAGCGTGTCTGCTCCGTTGCCGCCTGCCAGCGTGTCATTGCCGCCACCACCGTTGAGAACGTTGTTGTTGTCATCCCCCGTCATCGTGTCGGCATTGTTGGTGCCTGTGAGATTTTCGATGCTGGTGAATGTATCGCCAGCGGCGTCTCCACCGGATGTTACACCGGTTTTGAGATTGACATTGACTGCTGCACTTCCTTCATAACTCGCCGTGTCGGAACCGTCGCCGCCGTTCAGGATGTCGGCACCAGCCTTGCCGATTAGCGTATCGTTGCCAGCACCACCGATGATCGTGTTATCCTGCGCGCTGCCGGTACCGGTAAAGTCGCCAACTCCTATGTATTCCAGCGTTTCGACATAGTTCGACAGCGTGTAGTTCACCGAGGCCCGGACCGTGTCACTGCCCGCACCAGTGCTTTCGGAGACGGAGACGTTGCTGTTGCCCACGACATAGGTATCGTCCCCTTTGCCGCCTGCCAAGGTAATCTCGGAATTCGAGGTGAATGTGTCGTTGAAGTCTGAGCCGATAATCTTGTCGATACTGCTCAGCGTATCACCTGCTGCCTCACCGCCCGTATTCGTGCCGGTGACGAGATTGATTTGGATAGCGGCTAACGAACTGGCGTAGCTTGCCGTGTTAGTTCCAGCGCCACCGCTCAGCGTGTCTGCTCCCTCGCCACCTATCAAGGTGTCATCGCCATCACTGCCGGTCAGCGTGTCGGCACCTTCGCCACCGACCAAGGTGTCAGTACCAATACCACCGCTCAGCGTATCGGCACCCTCGCCACCTTCCAAGGTGTCAGCACCATTCCCACCGTTCAGCGTGTCTGCTCCATTGCCGCCTGCCAGCGTATCATTGCCATCGCCACCGTTGAGAACGTTGTTGTTGTCATCCCCCGTCAGCGTGTCGGCACTGCTGGTGCCTGTGAGGTTTTCGATGCTGGTGAATGTATCGCCAGCGGCGTCTCCACCGAATGTTACCCCGGTTTTGAGATTGACATTGACCGCTGCACTTCCCTCATAGCTTGCCGTGTCGGAACCGTCGCCGCCGTTCAGGATGTCGGCACCAGCCTTGCCGATTAGCGTATCGTTGCCAGCACCACCGATGATCGTGTTATCCTGCGCGCTGCCGGTACCGGTAAAGTCGCCAACTCCTATGTATTCCAGCGTTTCGACATAGTTCGACAGCGTGTAGTTCACCGAGGCCCGGACCGTGTCACTGCCCGCACCAGTGCTTTCGGAGACGGAGACGTTGCTGTTGCCCACGACATAGGTATCGTCCCCTTTGCCGCCTGCCAAGGTAATCTCGGAATTCGAGGTGAATGTGTCGTTGAAGTCAGAGCCGATAATCTTGTCGATGCCGGTCAGCGTATCACCTGCGGCATCACCGCCCGTATTCGTGCCGGTGACGAGATTGATTTTGATAGCGGCTGACGAACTGGCGTAGCTTGCCGTATCAGTACCAGCGCCGCCGTTCAGTGTATCGGCTCCCTCGCCACCATCTAGCGTATCGTTACCATCGCTACCGTTTAATATGTCGTCGCCAGCTAGGCCCGAAATTGTATCTGCCGCTGTTGTTCCGTTTAAAGTATTATTTCCAGAATCGCCCGTTAAAGTCGCCATGTGATATACCCCTGATTGCACCCCGATTTATAAATTGCACATCAAAATATAATCGCATAGAGGGAATTTTTTCGTCTAATTTAGTAAAGTAAAATCCTAGGTTGTCGCCTCGCATGGCACCGGCTTGGCAAATCTTGTCTATTGCCAGCCGGGCGTCAAAACCAGGGTTATCGAACTGTTGCAGGCGAGTTGCATCAATGCCTGCTATGCAAGAGTTTGTCAGGCGAAAGGGCTGGATTATACGGCAATCATCAATCCTGACAGGCCCGGGCAGGACGCGGATGGGACGCTGAAAGAGATCAGATGAGAAACGACATGTGGCAGATCGTTGATCTTGCCCTGCTGGAAAAAGTCTTGATTGAATGATCGGCCAATGAAATCAAATTGACGCAGGAGCTTGTAGCCGGGATGAAAGCATCCCGGCTACAAGTCGATTTTTACATCAATGTGTCGCTGGATGTCAGGCTTGCATAGCTCAGGCCATGCACCGTCAGCGTATCGCCGTTGCCGAAGTTGAACAGCACGCCGTCCTCAATCTCGCTGGCATAGGCGGCGGCGTCGCTGACGGTGGCAAATCCCATGCCGGTCAGATCGATCGTGTCCGACGAGGCCTGGAAGTCGAAAACGACATCATTGCCATAGCTGGCGTTGAACACGAACACATCGCTGCCTTCACCACCGTAGAGGGCGTCATTGCCGGTGCTGCCATCCAGCACGTCATCGCCAGCACCGCCGGTCAACACATTGTCGGCGCTGTTGCCGGAGCCGGTGAAGTTGGCCGTGCCGGTATAGGTGAGGTTTTCGAGATTGTCGCCCAGCGTATAGCTGGCACTGCTGGTCTTGACGAGATCAGTCCCGGCATCGGCATTTTCCGTAATAGCGCTTGCCGAACTGCCGATGTCATAGGTGTCATCACCAAGGCCGCCCAGCAGGGTCTTGTCGGTGCTTGAGGTGAACGTGTCGCTATAGTCTGACCCGACAACGACCTCAATGCTGCTATACTGGTCGCCCTCGGCGTAACCTCCGCTGCCGACATTCGTCACCAGGTTGACGGACACGCCTGCTGTGGAAAGCGCATAGCTTGCCGTATCCGTCCCCGCGCCACCATTGATTTTCTCGGCGCCGGAGCCCGCCAACACAGTGTCATTGCCTGCACCGACATTATATTCGGCAGCGTAGGTGCTGCCGGTATAGGTGTCACCGTAAATGCTGCCGGTGAAGGCCTCGATCCCGGTAAATGTATCGCCCGCCGCGTAGCCGGAGCCGGTTCCTGTCGTCAGATCCAGCGCTACCGCCGATGTGGCGGCAGAGTAGTTGAGCGTATCGTAATTTCCCGCACCGCCATCAAGGACATCGGCGCCCCCTCCACCGTTCAGGACGTCATTGCCACCGCCGCCGATCAGAATATCATCGCCAGCGCCGCCCGTTAACATTTCCGCTACGCTGCTTCCAATCAGCGTGTCGTTGAAACTGGAGCCGATGACACGTTCGATGCTGCTGAGTTTATCACCTTGCGCATCGCCACCTGTTGCTGTCCCAGTGCTGAGATCAACCTTGACCGCCGCAGACGAGGCTTCATAGGTGATCTTGTCTTGGCCAGCGCCGCCATTGAGCGTGTCAGCACCCGCGCCGCCCACCAGTATGTCATCGCCCGCGCCGCCCGATAGCACGTTGGCCCCGGTGTCTCCCGTCAGCGTATCGGCATAGGCCGATCCTTCAACGTTTTCGATGCTGGTGAATACATCGCCTGTTGCGTAACCGCCGGAGACAGTTTTACTGAGAAGATTAATGGTCACCGCTGCGATGGAATCGCTGTAGCTTGCGGTATCGCTTCCGTCGCCACCGTCAATGGTATCGCCACCGCTGCCGCCACGGATCGTATCGTTGCCGGCATAGCCATAGAGCTTATCGACGCCGCCCTGACTGACAATGACGTTGTCGGCGCTATTGCCGTAACCGAGAAAATTGGTCGAGTCGGTGTGGGTGAGGTTTTCGAAATTGGTCTTCAGCGTGTAGCTGGTCAAGGTTGTTTCAACCGTGTCCGTGCCAGCGCTGGCCTCTTCGACCAGAACCGTCGTTGTGGCAATCTGACTAACCACATAAGTGTCATTGCCACCCCCGCCTGAAAGCGTTCCTGTTGATGCCGACGTGAACCGATCATCATATTGAGAACCGATCACGCCTTCGATGCTGCTCAGTGTGTCATCTGCGGCATCACCGCCCGTATGCGTACCAGTCACGAGATTGATCTGGATGGCTGCAAAGGAATCGGCGTAGTTTGCCGTGTCGGAGCCGTTGCCACCGTTCAGCGTATCGGCTCCTTTGCCGCCTGCCAAGGTGTCATTGCCACCACCACCGTTGAGAAGGTTGTTGCTGTCATTGCCCGTCAGCGTGTCGGCATTGCTCGATCCCGTCAGGTTCTCGACGCTGGAGAATGTATCGCCTTCCGCTTCGCCGCCGGTCGCCAAGTTGGTCTTGAGGTTGACATTGACCGCCGCACTTCCAGCATAGCTTGCTGTGTCGGAACCCGACCCGCCAATCAGAACGTCGGCGCCTGCTTTGCCGATCAGCGTGTCGTTGCCGGAGCCGCCGGTGATGGTGTTGTTTAGCGCGTTACCGGTACCGATGAAATCATTGGAGCCTGTGTATACGAGATTCTCTAAATTGTTCGAGAGTGTGTAATCCATTGATGCACGGACAGTATCGCTGCCCTCATTTGCTACTTCAGTAATGGTGACGCTGGTGCTGCCAACGTAATAGGTGTCATCTCCTTTTCCACCTGCGAAGGTGATGGAGCTTGATCCAGTGAATGTGTCGTCGAAGTCTGACCCAGCGATTTTTTCGATTGAGATCAGCGTATCGCCCGCCGCGTCGCCACCGGTGTAGACGCCCGTGATGAGATTGATTTGTACGGCTGCGTCCGACGAGACATAGCTTGCTGTGTCAGAACCAGTCGCCCCATTGAGGACGTTGGCAAGGCTATTTCCGGCGAGAGTGTCGGCATTGCTGGAGCCAGTGAGGTTTTCAATGCTATAGAATTTGTCTCCCGCCGCTTCACCGCCGGTCGCAACATTGGTCTTGAGGTTGACATTTACTGCTGCATTTCCACCATAGCTTGCCGTGTCGGAGCCGTCGCCTCCGATGAGAGTATCTGCCCCAGCCTTGCCAATGAGGGTATCATTGCCAGAGCCGCCAACAATGATGTTGTCTTGCGCGCTGCCGGTGCCAGTAAAGTCGCCGGTTCCTGTGTATTTCAGTATTTCGACATAGTCCGAAAGAGTGTAATTTACGGAACTCTGGACCGTGTCGTTGTCGCCTGCGCCTTTTGCTTCGGAAATGGTGACGCTGGTGCTGCCAACGTAATAGGTGTCATCTCCTTTTCCACCTGCGAAGGTGATGGAGCTTGATCCAGTGAATGTGTCGTCGAAGTCTGACCCAGCGATTTTTCGTATGTTGTCGAGTATATCGCCCTCAGCATCGCCCCCGGCGTTGACGCCCGTGACGAGATTGACTTGTACGGCTGCATCGGAATTGGCATAGCTTGCCGTGTCTGCTTCCGTGCCTCCGATTAGAGTATCGGCCCCTTTGCCTCCGTCCAGCGTATCATCGCCGCCGCCGCCATGGATAACGTTGTCACCATCGTCGCCCGTCAATATATCGGCATTGCTCGATCCTGTCAGGTTCTCGATACTGTCGAACGTATCCCCAACGGCGTCTCCACCGGATGTTATGCCGGTTTTGAGGTTGACATTGACCGCCACACTTCCGGCATAGCTTGCCGTGTCGGAGCCGTCGCCTCCGATGAGAGTATCTGCCCCAGCCTTGCCAATGAGGGTATCATTGCCAGAGCCACCAACAATGATGTTGTCTTGCGCGCTGCCGGTGCCAGTAAAGTCGCCGGTTCCTGTGTATTTCAGTATTTCGACATAGCCCGAAAGAGTGTAATTTACGGAACTCTGGACCGTGTCGTTGTCGCCTGCGCCTTTTGCTTCGGAAATGGTGACGCTGGTGCTGCCAACGTAATAGGTGTCATCTCCTTTTCCACCTGCGAAGGTGATGGAGCTTGATCCAGTGAATGTGTCGTCGAAGTCTGACCCAGCGATTTTTCGTATGTTGTCGAGTATATCGCCCTCAGCATCGCCCCCGGCGTTGACGCCCGTGACGAGATTGACTTGTACGGCTGCATCGGAATTGGCATAGCTTGCCGTGTCTGCTTCCGTGCCTCCGATTAGAGTATCGGCCCCTTTGCCTCCGTCCAGCGTATCATCGCCGCCGCCGCCATGGATAACGTTGTCACCATCGTCGCCCGTCAATATATCGGCATTGCTCGATCCTGTCAGGTTCTCGATACTGTCGAACGTATCCCCAACGGCGTCTCCACCGGATGTTATGCCGGTTTTGAGGTTGACATTGACCGCCACACTTCCGGCATAGCTGGCCGTGTCGGAGCCCGATCCACCGTTGAGAGCGTCGGCGCCTGCCCCACCTTTCAGCGTATCATTCCCGTCGCCACCGTTTAATATATCGTCGCCGGCCAGACCTGAAATTGTATCGTCTGAAGATGTTCCTGCTAAAGTGTTGTTTCCAGAATCGCCCGTTAAAGTCGTCATATAATCTACCCCTGATTGCGTCCCAGGATATAGTTGGCATATCAAAATATAATCGCATAGAGGGAATTTGATTGTCTAATTTAGGAAAATACAATCAAAAGATGAAGGCAACGCTTGTAGTATCGTACATGCAATAGTTTGGCGCAAAAATGCGAGAGTAATGTCGAGCGGCCTAGCTGCGCAATCATGAAAACCTGGCCAAGCGCCCCTTTATTTCATGGCCTATAAGCCCTATCACTCCCCATCGGGGTAGGAATATGCTCGGTTGGCGCGCATTCAAATTTTCCGAGATTTTTTGAAAATAAAAGGATGTAAATATGACGCTGAATGTCGCGTCCGCTGAAGTGCGTTCCTGGATACCTGTAATTCAAGTTGCCGCCGGTGCTACGGTTGGCAAAGTTCTTGATGCATTTCGTCTGCAAATTCCACTTGGCTACAATAGCCCGGAAATCACATTTCGCAGACTTGGGAGATCCTTCATTCTGGGCTGGTGTGCTGCGATAAAGTCGGAAAATTTCGGTGAAATCGAAGACACATTGTATGCCGTATATCCACCTATATTTGATGAATTGATTCCTAAGAATGCAAATATATCACGCATATCTGATATATCGCCACTTATCATTGGTAATGGTTGGTACAAAAACTATTATCATTGGACGTTACAGGCTATCGGCTGTCTGTTGATTTATAAAAAACATCGCGATGACGGTAATATTTTATTGGCAATGCCGCGTCTGAATGGGTGGAGGAATGAAGCCCTTTCGCTCACCGGATTTAATGGGCAATTGCTTGAGATGGACTATCACCATTTTCTGCATGTAGACGACTGCATCACCAGCAATCTGACCGGCGGCGGCTTTGCCCACCTCCCCCATCCAGCCGTTATGGCTGAATTCGAGGCCCTTGCGGCACGTGTCACGATTGAGCGCCGGTTCAGCCGCAAGATCTATGTTTCGCGCCTGGATGCGGGCGATGTGCGTCGGGTTGTCAATGAGAAGGCCGTCTGCACGTTGCTTGAAAGCCGTGGATTTGAAATCATCACACCTGGTGAGCTTTCCGTAAAGGAACAGGTCGTGGCTTTCCGCGATGCCGAGGTCATTGTTGCCCCGCATGGCGCGGGCCTGGCAAATCTTGTCTATTGCCAACCGGGTATCAAAACCAGGGTTATTGAACTGTTCCAGGCGAGTTGCATCAATGCCTGCTATGCAAGAGTTTGTCAGGCGAAAGGGCTGGATTATACGGCAATCATCAATCCTGATAGGCCCGGGCAGGACGCGGATGGGACGCTGAAAGAGATCAAGACCAGAAACGACATGTGGCAGATCGTCGATCTTGCTCTGCTGGAAAAAGTCTTGATTGAATGATCGGCCAATGAAATCAAATTGACGCAGGAGCAGGTGGCCGGGGCGAAAGCACCCCGGCCACACGTCGATTTTTACATCAATGTATCGCTGTATGTCAGGCTTGCATAGTTCAAGCCATGCACTGTCAGCGTATCCACGTTACTGAAGGTGAACAGCACGCCGTCCTCGATCTCGGTTGCATAGGCGGCGGCATCGCTGACGGTGGCAAAGCCCATGTCGGTCAGATCGATCGTGTCCGCCGACGAGTCAAAGTCGAAAATCACATCATTGCCATAGTTTGAGCTGTACACGAACACATCGCTACCTTCACCGCCGTAGAGGGCATCGTCGCCTTCACCACCGGCAAGCGTGTCATCGCCAGCGTCCGCATAAAGGACGTCATCACCGCCATCGCCATGAAGCGAATCGTCACCTTCAAGACCAAAGAGCGTATCAGCGTCCTCGCCACCCTTAAGAACGTCCGCATATCCGCTTCCCGAAAGAGTGTCGGCGTAAAAGGAACCTTCCAACGCTTCTATGGAGATCAGCACATCACCTTCTGCCGAACCGCCGACGCCTGCGTCTCCGGAGAGGCTTGCGCTGATACCAACGGAAGAGTCGGCGTAACTTGCGGTATCGCTGCCGTCGCCGCCATCCAGAATGTTCGCGCCGCTGCCTGCGTTCAGCAGATCGTCGCCGCCGCCACCGATCAGATGGTCATCGCCTTCTCCACCTGAAAGCACATTGCTACCATCATTGCCCGTCAGGTAATCGGCTTCGCCGGAACCCGTGACGTTTTCTATCGAGACGAGGACGTCGCCCTCTGCCGAGCCACCGGCTGTTTGACCAGTTACGAGATTGATGATTACACCTTCGGTGGAGTCGCTGTAGT
The Allorhizobium ampelinum S4 genome window above contains:
- a CDS encoding glycosyltransferase 61 family protein, producing MANLVYCQPGVKTRVIELLQASCINACYARVCQAKGLDYTAIINPDRPGQDADGTLKEIR
- a CDS encoding beta strand repeat-containing protein, yielding MTTLTGDSGNNTLAGTSSDDTISGLAGDDILNGGDGNDTLKGGAGADALNGGSGSDTASYAGSVAVNVNLKTGITSGGDAVGDTFDSIENLTGSSNADILTGDDGDNVIHGGGGDDTLDGGKGADTLIGGTEADTASYANSDAAVQVNLVTGVNAGGDAEGDILDNIRKIAGSDFDDTFTGSSSITFAGGKGDDTYYVGSTSVTISEAKGAGDNDTVQSSVNYTLSGYVEILKYTGTGDFTGTGSAQDNIIVGGSGNDTLIGKAGADTLIGGDGSDTASYAGSVAVNVNLKTGITSGGDAVGDTFDSIENLTGSSNADILTGDDGDNVIHGGGGDDTLDGGKGADTLIGGTEADTASYANSDAAVQVNLVTGVNAGGDAEGDILDNIRKIAGSDFDDTFTGSSSITFAGGKGDDTYYVGSTSVTISEAKGAGDNDTVQSSVNYTLSDYVEILKYTGTGDFTGTGSAQDNIIVGGSGNDTLIGKAGADTLIGGDGSDTASYGGNAAVNVNLKTNVATGGEAAGDKFYSIENLTGSSNADTLAGNSLANVLNGATGSDTASYVSSDAAVQINLITGVYTGGDAAGDTLISIEKIAGSDFDDTFTGSSSITFAGGKGDDTYYVGSTSVTITEVANEGSDTVRASMDYTLSNNLENLVYTGSNDFIGTGNALNNTITGGSGNDTLIGKAGADVLIGGSGSDTASYAGSAAVNVNLKTNLATGGEAEGDTFSSVENLTGSSNADTLTGNDSNNLLNGGGGNDTLAGGKGADTLNGGNGSDTANYADSFAAIQINLVTGTHTGGDAADDTLSSIEGVIGSQYDDRFTSASTGTLSGGGGNDTYVVSQIATTTVLVEEASAGTDTVETTLTSYTLKTNFENLTHTDSTNFLGYGNSADNVIVSQGGVDKLYGYAGNDTIRGGSGGDTIDGGDGSDTASYSDSIAAVTINLLSKTVSGGYATGDVFTSIENVEGSAYADTLTGDTGANVLSGGAGDDILVGGAGADTLNGGAGQDKITYEASSAAVKVDLSTGTATGGDAQGDKLSSIERVIGSSFNDTLIGSSVAEMLTGGAGDDILIGGGGNDVLNGGGGADVLDGGAGNYDTLNYSAATSAVALDLTTGTGSGYAAGDTFTGIEAFTGSIYGDTYTGSTYAAEYNVGAGNDTVLAGSGAEKINGGAGTDTASYALSTAGVSVNLVTNVGSGGYAEGDQYSSIEVVVGSDYSDTFTSSTDKTLLGGLGDDTYDIGSSASAITENADAGTDLVKTSSASYTLGDNLENLTYTGTANFTGSGNSADNVLTGGAGDDVLDGSTGNDALYGGEGSDVFVFNASYGNDVVFDFQASSDTIDLTGMGFATVSDAAAYASEIEDGVLFNFGNGDTLTVHGLSYASLTSSDTLM
- a CDS encoding beta strand repeat-containing protein; amino-acid sequence: MATLTGDSGNNTLNGTTAADTISGLAGDDILNGSDGNDTLDGGEGADTLNGGAGTDTASYASSSAAIKINLVTGTNTGGDAAGDTLTGIDKIIGSDFNDTFTSNSEITLAGGKGDDTYVVGNSNVSVSESTGAGSDTVRASVNYTLSNYVETLEYIGVGDFTGTGSAQDNTIIGGAGNDTLIGKAGADILNGGDGSDTASYEGSAAVNVNLKTGVTFGGDAAGDTFTSIENLTGTSSADTLTGDDNNNVLNGGDGNDTLAGGNGADTLNGGNGADTLEGGEGADTLSGGIGTDTLVGGEGADTLTGSDGDDTLIGGEGADTLSGGAGTNTASYASSLAAIQINLVTGTNTGGEAAGDTLSSIDKIIGSDFNDTFTSNSEITLAGGKGDDTYVVGNSNVSVSESTGAGSDTVRASVNYTLSNYVETLEYIGVGDFTGTGSAQDNTIIGGAGNDTLIGKAGADILNGGDGSDTASYEGSAAVNVNLKTGVTSGGDAAGDTFTSIENLTGTNNADTMTGDDNNNVLNGGGGNDTLAGGNGADTLNGGDGDDSLVGGEGADTLNGGIGTDTASYASSLAAIKINLVTGTNTGGDAADDTLSGIDKIIGSDFNDTFTANSTITFAGGKGDDTYVVGNSNVSVSESTGAGSDTVRASVNYTLSDYVETLEYIGAGYFTGTGNTQDNTIIGGAGNDTLIGKAGADILNGGDGSDTASYEGSSAVNINLKSNVATGGEAAGDTFTSIENLTGTSNADTLTGNDNNNVLKGGDGNDTLAGGKGADTLTGGNGDDTLEGGEGADKLDGGIGNDTLVGGEGADTLTGSDGDDTFVGGEGADTLSGGAGTDTASYASSLAAIKINLVTGTNTGGEAADDTLTGIDKIIGSDFNDTFTASSSITLAGGKGDDTYVVSQIATTTVLVEEASAGTDTVETTLTSYTLKTNFENLTHTDSTNFLGYGNSADNVIVSQGGVDKLYGYAGNDTIRGGSGGDTIDGGDGSDTASYSDSTAAVTINLLTKTISGGYATGDVFTSIENVEGSAYADTLTGDTGANVLSGGASDDVLDGGTGNDALYGGEGSDVFVFNASYGNDVVFDFQASSDTIDLTGMGFATVSDAAAYASEIEDGVLFNFGNGDTLAVHGLSYASLTSSDTLM
- a CDS encoding glycosyltransferase family 61 protein, with translation MTLNVASAEVRSWIPVIQVAAGATVGKVLDAFRLQIPLGYNSPEITFRRLGRSFILGWCAAIKSENFGEIEDTLYAVYPPIFDELIPKNANISRISDISPLIIGNGWYKNYYHWTLQAIGCLLIYKKHRDDGNILLAMPRLNGWRNEALSLTGFNGQLLEMDYHHFLHVDDCITSNLTGGGFAHLPHPAVMAEFEALAARVTIERRFSRKIYVSRLDAGDVRRVVNEKAVCTLLESRGFEIITPGELSVKEQVVAFRDAEVIVAPHGAGLANLVYCQPGIKTRVIELFQASCINACYARVCQAKGLDYTAIINPDRPGQDADGTLKEIKTRNDMWQIVDLALLEKVLIE